Below is a genomic region from Bacillus mycoides.
CGTTTTTCAGTTATTGATAATACATAGAAGGTAGGTAAGATGTGTGATAGAGTTTCGAAATGTTTCCAAAGTGTATCCGAATGGTACAAAAGGATTGAATAATATAAACTTGAAAATTCAAAAAGGTGAGTTTGTTGTAATGGTCGGGCTATCCGGTGCTGGAAAATCAACACTTCTTAGATCGGTAAATCGCCTTCATGAAATCACAGAAGGAGAAATCATTATTGAAGGGGAGTCTATTACTGCTGCAAAAGGAAAAGGATTACGACGCATGCGCCGAGATATTGGTATGATTTTTCAAAGCTTTAACCTTGTGAAGCGATCAACGGTACTGAAGAATGTATTAGCTGGGCGGGTTGGATATCATTCTACATTGCGTACAACGTTAGGTCTGTTTCCGAAAGAGGATGTGGAGCTTGCATTCCAGGCGCTGAATAGAGTGAATATCTCAGAAAAAGCATATGCACGAGCTGATGAATTATCAGGGGGACAACAGCAACGTGTATCAATTGCTAGAGCATTGGCACAAGAAGCGAAAATCATATTGGCAGATGAGCCTGTTGCTTCGTTAGATCCTCTGACAACAAAGCAAGTAATGGATGATTTGAAGAAAATTAATGAAGATTTTGGAATTACGACAATTGTAAACTTACATTCTATTGATTTAGCGAGGCAATATGCTACTCGTATTATTGGATTACATGCTGGTGAAATTGTTTTTGATGGATTAGTAGAAGAGGCAACGGATGAAAAATTCGCTGAAATTTATGGGGACGTAGCTCAGAAAAGCGCATTATTAGAGGTGGCAGCTAAATGAATGAAGTGACGATATATTCGAAATCGATACCGAAGCCGCCGAGTAAATTGAAACATATGTTAACGGTTATTTTAGTTATTTTACTGTTGTGGGGTAGTAGTGTACAGGTCGACGCATCATTTTCAAAACTAGTAGTTGGTTTTCCGAATATGATGGATTTATTGAAGGAAATGGTGCCACCAGATTGGAGTTATTTTCAAATTATTACAACAGCAATGTTAGATACAATACGTATGGCGATTATTGGAACGACTTTAGGAGCGATTTTAGCCATTCCACTTGCACTATTTGCGGCAAGTAACGTATTTACTAGTGTATTTTTGTACAGTCCAGCTCGATTGATTTTAAATTTTATACGAACAATACCAGATTTATTATTAGCGGCTATTTTTGTAGCGATTTTTGGAAT
It encodes:
- the phnC gene encoding phosphonate ABC transporter ATP-binding protein, with translation MIEFRNVSKVYPNGTKGLNNINLKIQKGEFVVMVGLSGAGKSTLLRSVNRLHEITEGEIIIEGESITAAKGKGLRRMRRDIGMIFQSFNLVKRSTVLKNVLAGRVGYHSTLRTTLGLFPKEDVELAFQALNRVNISEKAYARADELSGGQQQRVSIARALAQEAKIILADEPVASLDPLTTKQVMDDLKKINEDFGITTIVNLHSIDLARQYATRIIGLHAGEIVFDGLVEEATDEKFAEIYGDVAQKSALLEVAAK
- the phnE gene encoding phosphonate ABC transporter, permease protein PhnE yields the protein MNEVTIYSKSIPKPPSKLKHMLTVILVILLLWGSSVQVDASFSKLVVGFPNMMDLLKEMVPPDWSYFQIITTAMLDTIRMAIIGTTLGAILAIPLALFAASNVFTSVFLYSPARLILNFIRTIPDLLLAAIFVAIFGIGPLPGILALTCFSVGLVAKLLYESIESIDPGPLEAMTAVGANKVQWIVYGVIPQVKAHFVSYVLYTFEVNVRAAAVLGLVGAGGIGLYYDRTLGFLQYQQTASIIIYTLVVVLLIDYISTALRGKL